One window of Ziziphus jujuba cultivar Dongzao chromosome 5, ASM3175591v1 genomic DNA carries:
- the LOC107420911 gene encoding receptor-like protein kinase HSL1, with protein MSRISLSVPKILYPFLLFVLISIPLDVISQSSDTEQSILLNLKQQWGNPPSIQAWSSSTSPCDWPEISCTEGMVTEISLADKNITEKIPATICDLKNLTKLNLTWNFIPDEFPKALYNCSKLQILDLSQNYFVGPLPEDIDRLSSLQYLDVGGNNFSGDIPAAIGNLTELKELHMYRNLFNGTLPREIGNLSNLEVLSMPFNEQLVPGPIPPELGKLEKLKFLWMKRSNLIGFIPEGLTKLQSLEHLDLSGNNLAGTIPSGLFTLKNLRWLYLFKNRFSGDIPRTIEALNLEEIDLGINNLTGSIPEDLTKLQNLTILSLFWNQLSGQIPVGLGLLPNLKNFRLFHNKLNGTLPPELGLHSKLESFEVANNQLIGQLPENLCANGVLQGVIAFSNNLSGELPEGLGNCSTLRAVQLYMNNFSGEVPPGLWLTLNLSSLMLGDNSFSGQLPSKLAWNVKRLEISNNRFSGEIPAGISTWETMIVFKASSNLFTGQIPIELTSLSQLTTLSLDGNQLSGELPSQIISWKSLNTLNLSGNELSGQIPVAIGSLPDLDYLDLSINQLSGIIPSELGNLKLSYLDLSSNKLSGKIPSEFDNLAYGSSFLNNSNLCSNGPFLDLPKCYSKLHVSKKLSSPVLAIILILVIVVFLATVVLTFYMVKEYRRKKHSQDLKTWKLTSFHRLDFTEFNVLTNLTDNNIIGCGGSGKVYRISTNRQGEYVAVKRIWNDRKWDEKLEKEFLAEVEILGTIRHSNIVKLLCCISSENSKLLVYEYMENHSLDKWLHGKRRKSTSGMTGFVPHVVLDWPTRMQIATGAAQGLSYMHHDCSPPIIHRDVKCSNILLDSEFKARIADFGLAKISTKHGEPNTMSSIAGSFGYIAPEYAYTTKVNEKIDVYSFGVVLLELATGKEANSGDEDTNLAEWAWQHYGDEKPITDALDEEIKKPCYLEEMTTLFKLGLICTSTLPSSRPTMKEVLQILRRNGPSEAYEINKVGREFDVTPLLGLGNAKYLASYRHSKKVSHEEDDSLELSV; from the exons ATGTCCAGAATATCCCTATCCGTTCCTAAAATTCTATACCCTTTTTTGCTCTTCGTCCTCATCTCCATACCCTTGGATGTAATTTCCCAGTCTTCAGACACCGAACAATCCATCCTACTGAACCTGAAACAGCAATGGGGCAATCCACCGTCCATCCAGGCCTGGAGCTCATCAACGTCACCCTGCGATTGGCCGGAGATCAGCTGCACCGAAGGCATGGTCACCGAAATTTCACTCGCCGACAAAAATATAACGGAGAAAATCCCGGCGACAATCTGCGACCTCAAGAACCTCACTAAGCTGAACCTGACATGGAATTTCATCCCTGACGAATTTCCAAAAGCTCTATACAATTGCTCGAAGCTCCAAATCCTCGACCTTTCACAGAACTATTTCGTTGGTCCACTTCCCGAAGATATCGACCGCCTTTCCTCTCTCCAATACTTGGATGTCGGCGGCAACAATTTCTCCGGCGATATCCCGGCGGCCATTGGAAATTTGACGGAGTTGAAAGAACTGCATATGTATCGGAATCTATTCAACGGCACGTTGCCCAGAGAGATTGGAAACTTGTCCAATCTTGAAGTTCTAAGCATGCCTTTCAACGAGCAGTTAGTGCCAGGTCCGATACCACCAGAATTGGGAAAATTAGAGAAATTGAAGTTCTTGTGGATGAAAAGGTCGAATCTGATCGGATTTATTCCAGAAGGTCTTACCAAGCTTCAGAGCCTGGAGCACTTGGATCTTTCAGGTAACAATCTGGCGGGTACAATTCCAAGCGGATTGTTCACGTTGAAGAATTTGAGGTGGTTGTATCTATTCAAGAACAGATTTTCTGGGGATATACCGAGAACAATTGAAGCTCTGAACTTGGAAGAGATTGATCTTGGTATAAACAATTTGACAGGTTCAATTCCAGAAGACCTCACAAAGCTACAGAATTTGACGATTTTGAGTCTGTTTTGGAACCAACTCTCTGGTCAGATTCCCGTGGGTTTAGGCCTGCTACCGAACCTGAAGAACTTTCGCCTTTTCCACAACAAATTGAATGGAACTCTGCCTCCGGAACTAGGCCTGCATTCGAAGCTCGAATCATTCGAGGTCGCCAACAATCAACTAATCGGTCAGCTACCAGAAAATCTATGTGCTAATGGAGTTCTGCAAGGAGTGATTGCATTCTCAAACAATCTTAGCGGGGAATTGCCTGAAGGGCTTGGGAATTGTAGCACTTTGAGAGCGGTTCAGCTTTACATGAACAACTTTTCTGGTGAGGTTCCTCCAGGCCTTTGGTTGACACTGAATTTGTCAAGCTTGATGCTGGGTGACAACTCTTTCTCCGGCCAACTTCCCAGCAAGTTAGCTTGGAATGTGAAGCGGCTCGAAATTAGTAACAACAGATTTTCTGGTGAAATTCCTGCCGGAATCTCTACTTGGGAAACTATGATCGTTTTCAAGGCTAGCAGTAATCTGTTCACAGGGCAGATTCCGATCGAATTGACGAGCCTTTCTCAGTTGACAACTTTATCTCTTGATGGTAATCAACTTTCAGGTGAATTACCTTCGCAAATAATATCATGGAAGTCTTTAAATACTCTGAATCTGTCAGGAAATGAACTGTCAGGCCAGATTCCAGTGGCTATTGGTTCTCTACCGGACCTCGATTATTTGGACTTGTCCATAAATCAATTGTCAGGTATAATTCCTTCTGAACTAGGCAATTTGAAGCTTAGCTACCTTGATTTGTCTTCCAACAAGCTTTCTGGGAAAATCCCGAGTGAGTTCGATAATCTCGCATACGGAAGCAGCTTCTTGAACAATTCCAATCTATGCTCCAATGGTCCATTTCTAGACCTTCCAAAATGTTACAGCAAACTCCATGTCTCCAAGAAGCTATCCTCCCCGGTCCTCGCCATCATTTTGATCCTTGTCATCGTCGTATTTCTAGCCACTGTTGTATTGACCTTCTACATGGTGAAAGAGTACCGAAGAAAGAAGCACAGCCAGGACCTGAAAACATGGAAGCTCACATCATTCCACAGATTGGATTTTACAGAATTCAACGTTTTAACGAATTTAACAGACAATAATATCATTGGATGTGGAGGATCGGGGAAAGTGTACCGGATAAGTACCAACCGTCAGGGTGAATATGTTGCTGTGAAAAGGATTTGGAACGACAGGAAATGGGATGAGAAGCTGGAGAAGGAATTCTTAGCAGAGGTTGAGATACTGGGCACAATCAGGCATTCAAATATCGTCAAGTTGTTGTGCTGCATTTCGAGCGAGAATTCGAAGCTCCTCGTATACGAGTATATGGAAAACCATAGCCTGGATAAGTGGCTTCATGGGAAGAGGAGAAAATCGACGTCAGGAATGACCGGTTTTGTTCCTCATGTTGTTTTAGACTGGCCAACAAGGATGCAGATTGCAACTGGGGCCGCACAAGGCTTGTCTTACATGCACCATGACTGCTCTCCCCCAATCATCCATAGGGACGTCAAGTGTAGCAATATCTTGTTGGACTCTGAATTCAAAGCAAGAATAGCAGATTTTGGGCTGGCAAAGATATCGACCAAGCATGGAGAACCTAACACCATGTCTAGTATTGCAGGCTCCTTTGGTTATATAGCCCCAG AATATGCTTATACAACAAAGGTGAATGAGAAGATCGATGTGTACAGCTTTGGAGTTGTTCTCCTAGAACTGGCAACTGGAAAGGAAGCAAATAGCGGTGATGAGGACACTAACTTAGCGGAATGGGCGTGGCAGCATTACGGTGATGAAAAGCCCATTACAGATGCTTTGGACGAGGAGATTAAGAAACCCTGCTACTTGGAAGAGATGACAACTCTATTCAAACTGGGACTTATCTGTACAAGCACATTGCCATCGTCACGACCTACAATGAAAGAAGTTTTGCAGATTCTTCGTCGCAACGGTCCTTCAGAAGCTTACGAAATAAACAAGGTAGGGAGGGAGTTTGATGTTACTCCCCTCCTTGGCCTTGGCAATGCCAAGTACCTTGCTAGTTATAGACACAGCAAGAAGGTATCACATGAGGAGGATGACAGCTTGGAATTAAGCGTCTGA